A stretch of the Synechocystis sp. PCC 7338 genome encodes the following:
- a CDS encoding restriction endonuclease subunit S, translating into MRDLPTGWVWKEVRTICSIQTGKKDVNQGSPTGKYLFFTCAAEPLKSEEYSFNGESILLPGNGANVGLVSYFNGEFEAYQRTYILNDFSIGGRYLYFYFLGAWKNSLIDKQYGSATNYIRLANITEFEVPIAPLNEQHRIVAKLEKLLAKVNACGDRLDKIPTILKRFRQSVLAAACSGRLTADWREQHPGIEPAEDLLKRIQDERIRHYEDDCERAKAEGRRKPKAPFYKDESIAELNIPLLWGLTYLGNITDAQGGIQKTPKRRPTNNPYPYLRVANVYRGYLNLDAIEYFEIFDNKELDKWKLKKGDLLVVEGNGSPTEIGRCALWNEEIPDCVHQNHIIRMRPFLNIDSSFLLTYLNAPQGREVMMQLSSSTSGLHTLSVGKINNIVIPLPPLEEQQEIVRRVEALFQKCDQIEARYEKAKAYTDKLTQAILAKAFRGELVPQDPNDEPAEVLLERIKAEKAAAQPQKKPSKPRRREAKA; encoded by the coding sequence ATGCGGGATTTACCAACAGGGTGGGTATGGAAAGAAGTCAGGACAATTTGCAGTATTCAAACAGGGAAGAAAGACGTAAATCAGGGAAGCCCAACCGGGAAATACCTGTTTTTCACCTGTGCTGCTGAGCCGTTAAAAAGTGAAGAATATTCGTTTAATGGCGAATCAATTCTCTTACCTGGAAATGGTGCAAATGTTGGACTAGTCAGTTATTTTAATGGGGAATTTGAAGCCTATCAAAGAACCTATATTTTAAATGATTTCTCCATAGGTGGTCGCTATTTATACTTTTACTTTTTGGGTGCATGGAAAAATAGTCTGATTGACAAACAATATGGATCTGCAACCAACTATATTCGATTAGCTAACATCACTGAATTTGAAGTCCCGATAGCTCCCCTAAATGAACAGCACCGAATTGTTGCAAAACTAGAAAAGCTCCTCGCTAAAGTAAATGCCTGTGGCGATCGCCTGGACAAAATCCCCACCATCCTTAAACGCTTCCGCCAGTCCGTCCTAGCCGCTGCCTGTTCCGGCCGTTTAACCGCTGATTGGCGTGAACAGCACCCCGGCATTGAACCCGCAGAAGATTTGTTAAAGCGTATTCAAGATGAACGAATTAGGCACTATGAGGACGACTGCGAAAGGGCAAAAGCAGAGGGCAGAAGGAAGCCTAAAGCCCCTTTTTATAAAGATGAATCAATAGCTGAATTGAACATTCCTTTACTTTGGGGTTTGACTTATTTGGGTAATATTACAGATGCTCAAGGAGGCATTCAAAAAACGCCCAAAAGACGACCCACTAACAATCCTTACCCTTACCTGCGTGTTGCCAATGTTTATAGGGGTTATTTAAACCTTGATGCAATAGAGTACTTTGAGATTTTCGATAATAAAGAGCTTGATAAATGGAAGCTAAAGAAAGGAGACTTATTAGTTGTAGAAGGAAATGGAAGCCCCACAGAAATTGGGAGGTGTGCTTTATGGAATGAGGAAATTCCTGATTGCGTTCACCAGAATCACATAATTAGAATGCGTCCTTTCTTGAACATTGATTCTAGTTTTTTACTAACCTATCTCAATGCTCCTCAAGGAAGGGAAGTAATGATGCAACTTTCAAGCTCAACAAGTGGTTTACATACCCTGAGTGTGGGCAAAATTAACAACATCGTCATTCCACTACCTCCTCTTGAAGAACAACAAGAAATCGTCCGGCGGGTAGAAGCCCTATTCCAGAAGTGTGACCAGATCGAAGCCCGCTACGAGAAAGCAAAAGCCTACACAGACAAGCTCACCCAGGCGATCCTCGCTAAAGCCTTTCGGGGTGAACTCGTCCCCCAAGACCCCAACGACGAACCCGCCGAGGTCTTGTTAGAGCGGATTAAGGCAGAAAAGGCAGCAGCCCAGCCCCAGAAAAAGCCCAGCAAGCCCCGGAGAAGGGAAGCGAAGGCATAG
- a CDS encoding TniQ family protein gives MSTQIELKPWLFYVEPLPGESLSHFLGRVRRSNHISATQLGMLAGIGAVVSRWEKFRHNPFPSMEELEALGALLGVDVAVLSAMLPPPGENLKMEPIRLCGACCGEDQYHRLEWQFQSTWRCERHGLLLLSRCPKCRADFDIPALWKFGSCKRCGTPYGALKGHQKQA, from the coding sequence ATGAGTACACAAATTGAGCTTAAGCCTTGGTTGTTTTATGTGGAGCCCCTACCCGGAGAAAGTCTTAGCCATTTCTTAGGAAGGGTACGGCGGAGCAATCATATCAGTGCAACGCAGTTGGGTATGTTAGCTGGTATTGGTGCGGTGGTCTCCCGTTGGGAGAAGTTCCGCCATAACCCTTTTCCTTCTATGGAGGAGTTGGAGGCGTTAGGGGCGCTTCTAGGGGTCGATGTAGCTGTTTTAAGTGCTATGCTCCCTCCACCAGGAGAAAACCTGAAAATGGAGCCAATCCGCCTCTGTGGTGCCTGTTGCGGGGAGGACCAGTATCATCGGCTGGAGTGGCAGTTTCAATCTACCTGGCGTTGTGAAAGGCATGGGCTATTGCTTTTGTCCCGTTGCCCCAAATGCCGTGCCGATTTCGACATTCCGGCGTTATGGAAGTTCGGTAGCTGTAAACGCTGTGGCACTCCCTACGGGGCGTTAAAGGGGCATCAGAAGCAGGCTTAG
- a CDS encoding type I restriction-modification enzyme R subunit C-terminal domain-containing protein, producing MFFTSQQASEITGCTLRQLQYWREKGVVSPAVDATGRGRSVYYNQADLFELMVMKHLLSAGLEYTQAVDVLFALRQKEPSFTDAPQHSRYLVTRHPEHKMLVIEPFSLDGVQEAMYGGQLVVPLWLDEIHLRLGQKLQQTPGTDMPYKSPPPRSNEDETRRVIDQKLEMSGWEVVSMKPGLGTGKLSRHAVREYPLATGDADYALFVNGLFLGVLEAKKVSINSQSALEQAKRYSRATFDGVGNWRGYRVPFLYSSNGELIYFLDVREKTNICRQLQAFHSPQALLELLGRDERRSNGWLKEHPIENNARLRPYQVKAIAAIEESIAAGKRELLVAMATGTGKTFTIVSSLYRLLASKRVQRVLFLVDRKALAAQTVTALRAFDTPNSNKFNQEYEVYSQAFKKGDFGDEAGFDVQLLPNRYLTDPSDIHTFVYVCTIQRMKINLFGQEAVEEEETGDRDVEVDAEQFDIPIHAFDVIVADECHRGYTAQEVSTWRKVLEYFDAIRIGLTATPATHTMSLFRNLVYSYSTEQAINDGYLVDYEQVNIDSNVRINGTFLRQGEVVGVIDPESGAKSYEQLEDEREFSTTDIERKITSPDSNRKIVEEIARYAQQHEEETGRFPKILIFAANDLNHTSHADQLVTICKEVFGQGDDFVQKITGKVDDPLKKIREFRNRPEPKIAVTVDLLTTGVDIPQIEFVVFLRPVKSRILWVQMLGRGTRLCPDIAKTHFKIFDCFGGSLVEYFNEATDFTLDPPRQQAMPISRVISNIIDDIDTEHHLNIFTRRLRRLDRSITPEGREQLDTFIAGSSEEGMAQSWLHLLESSPKAARGLLQDSEFQHFLEQYPRMKQGFWVAEGVEDTVTSRVVINGQKPEDYLDSFHRFLEEQEGQIEALQILRNSPDHWTGQALEDLRRKLKENRFNEQNLQRAYQLVHNKALADIISLIRWAYEDTQEVYTAQERVDRAIETVTKDMDLTAEQEAWLGYIREHLVQNLSIDLEDFDYAPVFERHGGRGRANKVFAGKLTKLVQGLNSAIAA from the coding sequence GTGTTCTTCACTAGCCAACAAGCCTCGGAAATTACAGGATGTACCCTACGTCAGTTGCAGTATTGGCGTGAGAAGGGGGTAGTAAGTCCTGCTGTAGACGCAACGGGCAGGGGAAGAAGTGTTTACTACAACCAAGCAGACTTATTCGAGTTGATGGTGATGAAGCATCTCCTCAGCGCAGGACTGGAATATACCCAGGCAGTGGATGTCCTGTTTGCATTGCGGCAGAAAGAGCCAAGCTTTACCGATGCACCTCAGCATTCAAGGTATTTAGTCACGCGGCATCCAGAGCATAAAATGCTGGTCATAGAGCCTTTCAGCCTTGATGGAGTGCAGGAAGCAATGTATGGGGGGCAACTGGTGGTACCGCTATGGTTAGATGAAATTCACCTAAGATTAGGACAAAAGCTACAGCAAACTCCCGGTACGGATATGCCTTACAAAAGCCCGCCCCCAAGGTCTAACGAGGATGAGACACGTAGGGTAATAGACCAGAAATTAGAGATGTCCGGGTGGGAAGTGGTCTCCATGAAACCAGGACTGGGGACGGGTAAACTGAGTCGCCATGCGGTTAGGGAGTATCCCCTTGCAACGGGGGACGCAGACTACGCTCTTTTTGTTAATGGTTTGTTTCTGGGGGTATTAGAAGCTAAAAAGGTCTCTATTAACTCCCAGTCTGCCCTGGAGCAAGCTAAACGCTATTCAAGGGCAACGTTTGACGGTGTGGGTAATTGGCGGGGCTACCGGGTTCCCTTCCTCTACTCCAGTAATGGCGAGTTGATTTACTTCCTCGACGTTAGGGAGAAGACTAATATTTGCCGCCAACTGCAGGCCTTTCACTCCCCCCAAGCACTATTGGAACTGTTAGGTCGAGATGAAAGACGCAGTAATGGTTGGTTAAAGGAGCACCCCATAGAAAACAATGCTCGCCTCCGCCCCTACCAAGTTAAAGCCATAGCCGCCATCGAAGAGTCTATTGCGGCGGGTAAACGGGAGCTGTTAGTGGCAATGGCTACGGGGACAGGGAAGACCTTTACGATTGTTTCTAGCCTGTATCGGCTATTAGCTTCTAAGCGGGTGCAACGGGTCTTGTTTTTGGTAGATCGTAAAGCCCTAGCCGCCCAAACAGTGACGGCGTTAAGAGCCTTTGACACCCCCAACAGCAATAAGTTTAATCAAGAGTACGAGGTCTATAGCCAAGCTTTTAAGAAGGGGGACTTTGGTGATGAGGCTGGTTTTGATGTGCAGTTGCTACCGAACCGTTACTTGACAGATCCCTCTGACATCCACACCTTTGTTTATGTTTGCACCATCCAACGGATGAAAATTAACCTCTTTGGTCAAGAGGCTGTAGAAGAGGAGGAGACCGGAGACAGGGATGTAGAGGTCGATGCAGAACAATTCGATATCCCCATCCATGCCTTTGACGTGATAGTGGCGGACGAGTGCCACCGGGGGTACACAGCCCAGGAGGTAAGCACTTGGCGCAAGGTTTTAGAGTACTTTGACGCTATCAGGATTGGCTTAACTGCTACCCCTGCCACCCATACGATGTCTTTGTTCAGAAATCTGGTTTACTCGTACAGCACCGAGCAGGCTATTAACGATGGCTATCTGGTGGACTACGAGCAGGTAAATATTGACTCTAACGTCAGAATTAACGGCACTTTTCTACGGCAAGGGGAGGTTGTTGGGGTTATTGACCCGGAATCGGGGGCAAAGTCCTACGAGCAGTTGGAAGATGAGAGGGAGTTTAGCACCACGGATATTGAACGTAAAATTACCTCCCCGGACAGTAACCGGAAGATAGTTGAAGAGATTGCCCGCTATGCCCAGCAACACGAGGAGGAGACCGGACGCTTCCCTAAAATACTCATCTTTGCGGCTAATGACCTGAACCATACTTCCCATGCTGACCAGCTAGTAACTATCTGTAAGGAGGTATTCGGGCAGGGAGATGACTTCGTACAAAAGATTACGGGGAAAGTTGATGATCCCCTTAAGAAGATTAGGGAGTTCAGGAATCGCCCCGAGCCTAAAATCGCCGTCACAGTGGACTTACTGACCACAGGGGTGGACATACCGCAGATTGAGTTTGTGGTCTTTCTACGCCCGGTTAAGTCTCGGATTCTGTGGGTGCAGATGCTAGGTCGTGGTACTCGGTTGTGCCCGGATATTGCTAAAACCCACTTCAAGATCTTTGACTGCTTTGGTGGTTCCTTGGTGGAATACTTCAATGAAGCCACGGACTTTACCCTTGACCCGCCCCGACAGCAGGCTATGCCCATCAGTCGGGTAATCAGTAACATCATCGACGACATAGACACAGAGCACCACCTAAACATCTTTACCCGCAGGCTCCGGCGCTTAGACCGCAGTATTACCCCAGAGGGGAGGGAACAGCTAGACACATTCATTGCCGGTAGCAGTGAAGAGGGTATGGCTCAGAGTTGGTTGCACCTATTGGAATCCTCCCCGAAAGCCGCTAGGGGGTTACTCCAAGACTCGGAATTTCAGCACTTTTTAGAGCAATATCCCCGTATGAAGCAGGGCTTTTGGGTGGCAGAAGGGGTGGAAGATACCGTCACTTCCAGGGTGGTGATTAATGGACAGAAACCCGAAGATTATTTGGATAGCTTCCACCGCTTCCTGGAAGAACAGGAGGGACAGATTGAGGCGCTACAGATACTCCGTAATAGTCCCGACCACTGGACTGGTCAGGCGTTGGAAGACCTACGACGGAAGTTAAAGGAGAATCGCTTTAATGAACAAAACCTACAACGGGCATACCAACTGGTTCACAACAAAGCGTTGGCAGATATTATTTCCCTGATCCGTTGGGCTTACGAGGATACCCAAGAGGTTTACACCGCCCAGGAGCGGGTAGATAGAGCTATTGAAACTGTTACCAAAGATATGGATTTAACGGCGGAGCAGGAGGCTTGGTTGGGCTATATCCGGGAGCACCTTGTACAAAACCTCAGCATTGATCTGGAGGACTTTGACTATGCCCCTGTCTTTGAACGTCATGGGGGTAGGGGTAGGGCAAACAAGGTCTTTGCCGGTAAGCTAACTAAGCTGGTTCAGGGTTTAAACAGTGCCATTGCGGCCTAG
- a CDS encoding Mu transposase C-terminal domain-containing protein: MEKSAKDNLAIPQELSEEAQVKLEVIQTLLEPCDRWSYGERLKAGAQRLGISVRSVQRLFKRYQEEGIAVLTSNARKDKGQHRISEEWSTFILNTYKKGNEGSRRMTPKQVAVRVQVRAQELGDDKAPSYRTVLRVLEPVINNKKKTIRSPGWQGSTLSVKTRDGFDLDISYSNQVWQCDHTPADVLLVDREGKLLGRPWLTTVIDSYSRCIVGINIGFDAPSSQVVALALRHAVLPKQYGAEYKLHCDWGTLGLPQYLFTDGGKDFCSNHLSEIASQLGFVLKLRHRPSEGGIVERPFGTLNTSLFSTLPGYTGSNVQQRPKEAEEDACLTLRQLEELVVRFIVDRYNQGMDARMGDQSRFQRWEAGLPGAPLVLLERELDICLMKQARRQVQRGGYIQFENINYKGENLEGYAGQTVGLRYDPKDITTIWVYRYDKAEGKEVFLTRAHAQGLETEQLTSDDAKASAKRLREKAKTVNNNAILQEVIEREAATKKPTRKQLQKQEQAYRELEPLAVQEKATAEEQMVVENMLIDASDVEVWDLEQMQEDYGW, from the coding sequence ATGGAGAAGTCAGCAAAAGACAATCTTGCTATTCCCCAGGAACTGTCGGAAGAGGCCCAGGTAAAGTTGGAGGTCATACAAACTTTGCTAGAACCCTGTGACCGTTGGAGCTATGGGGAAAGATTAAAAGCGGGTGCTCAACGTCTGGGTATTTCCGTTAGATCTGTACAAAGACTGTTTAAACGTTATCAGGAGGAGGGGATTGCGGTATTGACCTCTAATGCCCGTAAGGACAAAGGGCAACACCGCATCAGTGAAGAGTGGTCAACCTTTATCCTCAATACTTACAAGAAGGGTAACGAGGGGAGTCGGCGCATGACCCCCAAACAAGTAGCAGTTCGGGTGCAAGTGAGGGCTCAGGAATTGGGGGATGATAAAGCACCGAGCTATCGAACTGTGTTACGGGTTTTAGAGCCTGTTATCAACAACAAGAAGAAAACTATCCGCTCCCCTGGGTGGCAAGGTTCTACCCTGTCAGTGAAGACCAGGGACGGTTTTGACTTAGACATTTCTTACAGCAACCAGGTTTGGCAATGCGACCACACCCCGGCTGATGTACTTTTGGTTGATAGAGAGGGTAAGTTGCTAGGGCGACCTTGGTTAACCACCGTTATTGACAGCTACTCTCGTTGCATTGTCGGCATTAATATTGGATTCGATGCGCCTAGTTCTCAGGTTGTAGCCCTAGCCCTAAGACATGCGGTGTTACCCAAGCAGTATGGTGCAGAGTATAAGTTGCACTGCGACTGGGGCACTTTGGGATTACCCCAATATTTGTTTACCGATGGGGGTAAGGACTTTTGCTCGAATCACCTTAGTGAGATTGCTAGTCAACTGGGTTTTGTACTAAAGCTTCGACACCGGCCCTCGGAAGGGGGGATTGTGGAGCGCCCCTTCGGAACCCTAAACACCAGTCTATTTTCGACTTTACCGGGGTATACCGGCTCCAATGTACAGCAACGACCCAAGGAAGCAGAGGAGGATGCTTGCTTAACCCTGCGGCAACTAGAAGAACTGGTGGTGCGCTTTATTGTTGACCGGTATAACCAGGGAATGGATGCCAGGATGGGTGACCAAAGCCGTTTCCAGCGTTGGGAAGCAGGGCTTCCTGGAGCACCACTGGTGTTATTGGAACGGGAATTGGATATTTGCTTGATGAAGCAGGCCCGGCGGCAGGTTCAGCGTGGGGGCTACATACAGTTCGAGAACATTAACTACAAGGGGGAAAACTTGGAAGGTTACGCCGGTCAGACGGTAGGGCTACGCTATGACCCCAAGGATATTACAACTATTTGGGTCTATCGGTACGACAAGGCTGAGGGTAAGGAGGTGTTTTTAACCCGTGCCCATGCCCAAGGCTTAGAAACCGAACAACTGACATCAGATGACGCAAAAGCCAGCGCCAAGAGGCTAAGGGAAAAGGCAAAGACAGTTAACAATAACGCCATCTTACAGGAGGTCATTGAGCGGGAAGCGGCAACGAAGAAACCGACCCGTAAACAGCTTCAAAAGCAGGAACAGGCCTATCGAGAGTTGGAACCTCTTGCTGTTCAAGAAAAGGCTACAGCGGAAGAGCAAATGGTTGTAGAGAACATGTTGATTGATGCTTCAGATGTTGAGGTTTGGGACTTGGAACAAATGCAGGAGGACTACGGATGGTAA
- the cas12k gene encoding type V CRISPR-associated protein Cas12k (Type V-K CRISPR systems have also been known as with the large Cas12k protein, has also been known as type V-U5, and Cas12k as C2c5.): MSVITVHCDLTAPESTRKQLWELMAHKNTPLINELLRLVAQEDDFEVWCQKGYPPPGLVKKLCDQLKTEDRFKGQPARFYASAINQVEYTYKSYLRLQRQLRQRLQGQERWLEILKSDAQLAELAEVSLEVIQSKAQELLSKLSSSPNLRQQLFTDYSKTTNKLKQAAISYLLKNGCRIPKKAETPEKFKQRWGKAQHKVKQLQEQINANIPLGRDLDDTQRINLLTLMDKVVPATNTQAKSWQDQLLKNTASVPYAITYGTNEDLSWGKNDKGRLTVKFNGIGEMTFNVYCDQRQLKWFNRFYEDQHTKRKSKNQHSSALFTLRSAMLGWRHHSDRGSPWQRNRLTLYCSLDTRLWSQEGTELIRQEKAEEVAKMLTSMQSKVDLSTSQEAFVKRKQSTLERLNNPFPRPSQTLYQGSPNILLAVSMTLTSPATAVIVDTSTQQVITKRSFKQLLGEQYHLFTRQQKQKHRLAHKRKNSQTKHQVIQAKESELGLQIDRIVAKAIVELAVSYNVSSIVLPVLTDIRNCLQAEVNAKAEAKAPGCLEAQKSYAKKYRSSINRWSYGRLQSSIVSKASRQNITIESVKLPAYKETVTMAEEMAFTAYQSRQAP; the protein is encoded by the coding sequence ATGTCGGTAATCACTGTTCACTGCGACCTGACTGCTCCAGAGTCCACCCGCAAACAACTCTGGGAGTTAATGGCGCATAAAAACACCCCCCTGATCAATGAGCTGTTACGTTTGGTCGCTCAAGAGGACGACTTCGAGGTGTGGTGCCAGAAGGGGTATCCCCCCCCAGGACTTGTTAAAAAGTTATGTGACCAGCTAAAGACTGAAGACCGCTTTAAGGGGCAACCTGCCCGCTTCTATGCCAGTGCTATTAACCAAGTTGAATACACATACAAGTCATACCTGCGCCTCCAGCGTCAGCTTCGACAACGGCTACAGGGTCAAGAACGTTGGTTAGAAATCCTTAAAAGTGATGCCCAGTTAGCGGAACTAGCTGAGGTTTCCTTGGAGGTCATTCAGAGCAAAGCTCAAGAGCTACTGAGTAAGCTTTCATCCTCCCCTAACCTACGACAGCAACTCTTCACCGATTACAGCAAGACCACCAACAAACTTAAGCAGGCGGCGATCTCCTACCTACTCAAGAATGGCTGTCGGATACCCAAGAAAGCAGAAACCCCGGAGAAATTCAAACAGCGGTGGGGTAAGGCACAGCACAAGGTAAAACAGCTACAGGAGCAAATCAATGCCAACATCCCCCTCGGTCGGGATTTAGATGATACCCAACGCATCAATCTCCTGACGTTGATGGACAAGGTGGTACCCGCAACCAATACCCAAGCTAAGTCTTGGCAAGACCAACTGTTGAAAAATACAGCATCGGTGCCCTATGCCATCACCTATGGAACCAATGAAGACCTCTCCTGGGGGAAGAACGACAAGGGAAGGCTAACAGTAAAGTTTAACGGCATAGGGGAAATGACCTTTAACGTTTACTGTGACCAGCGGCAACTGAAGTGGTTTAACCGCTTCTACGAAGATCAGCATACGAAGAGAAAGAGCAAAAACCAGCACTCCAGTGCCCTATTTACCCTCCGTTCCGCCATGTTGGGCTGGCGACACCATAGCGATAGGGGAAGCCCCTGGCAAAGGAATCGCCTGACTCTCTATTGCAGTCTCGATACCCGCCTTTGGTCGCAGGAAGGTACGGAGCTAATCCGCCAAGAGAAGGCTGAGGAGGTAGCTAAGATGCTGACCAGTATGCAGAGCAAGGTTGATTTATCAACTAGCCAAGAGGCTTTTGTTAAACGTAAACAGTCCACGTTGGAACGTCTAAACAATCCTTTTCCCCGACCTAGTCAAACGCTATACCAGGGTTCTCCTAACATATTACTAGCGGTGTCAATGACACTAACATCCCCTGCAACGGCTGTTATTGTTGATACTTCCACTCAGCAGGTAATAACTAAACGTAGCTTTAAGCAGCTTTTGGGGGAGCAATACCACCTTTTTACTCGACAACAAAAGCAGAAACATAGGCTTGCTCATAAACGTAAAAATAGCCAAACCAAGCATCAGGTTATTCAGGCTAAGGAATCAGAGCTAGGCCTGCAAATAGACCGGATTGTAGCAAAGGCTATTGTTGAACTTGCTGTCTCATATAATGTCAGCAGCATTGTTCTACCCGTTTTAACAGATATTAGAAACTGTCTACAGGCGGAAGTGAATGCCAAGGCAGAAGCTAAAGCACCGGGGTGCTTAGAAGCCCAGAAGTCTTATGCCAAGAAATATAGAAGTAGCATAAACCGATGGAGTTATGGTCGCCTACAAAGTAGCATAGTTAGTAAAGCTTCACGGCAAAATATCACTATAGAATCAGTCAAGTTGCCAGCTTATAAAGAAACAGTTACAATGGCGGAAGAGATGGCATTTACTGCCTATCAATCTCGACAAGCACCTTGA
- a CDS encoding TniB family NTP-binding protein has product MVTTNQAQTIATELGDVTPDSDQLQQEITRLNRRTVVPLEHIRDLHGWLDEKRKARQSCRLVGESRTGKTVACTSYQLRNKPIQQGQETPKVPVVYVMLPTKCGAKELFKEIIEALRYRAVKGTVSDFRSRAMHVLRACDVEMLIIDEADRLKPDIFPEVRDINDKLDISVVLVGTDRLDAVIKKDEQVYNRFRSHRRFGKLAGQDFSRTVAIWEEKVLKLPVASNLTSPTMMKILARATEGYIGRLDEVLREAAIKALSRGHKRIEKDVLEEVAREYS; this is encoded by the coding sequence ATGGTAACTACGAATCAAGCACAAACTATTGCAACAGAACTTGGGGATGTCACTCCCGATAGTGATCAACTACAGCAGGAGATAACTCGGCTTAATCGCCGCACTGTGGTGCCCTTAGAGCATATCCGGGATTTACATGGTTGGTTAGATGAGAAACGGAAAGCTCGCCAGTCCTGTCGCCTTGTGGGGGAGTCTCGTACAGGGAAGACAGTAGCCTGTACCTCGTATCAGTTGAGGAATAAGCCCATACAACAGGGGCAAGAAACGCCAAAGGTGCCAGTGGTTTACGTCATGTTGCCGACAAAGTGTGGGGCAAAGGAGCTGTTTAAGGAAATCATTGAAGCACTACGTTACAGGGCTGTTAAGGGTACAGTCAGTGATTTTCGTTCCCGAGCAATGCACGTATTAAGGGCTTGTGATGTGGAGATGCTTATCATCGACGAGGCTGATCGTTTAAAACCAGATATCTTCCCCGAAGTGAGGGACATTAACGACAAGTTAGACATCTCTGTTGTTCTGGTGGGTACAGACCGGCTCGATGCGGTTATTAAGAAGGATGAGCAGGTCTATAACCGTTTTCGGTCTCACCGTCGTTTTGGTAAGTTGGCAGGGCAAGACTTTAGCCGTACTGTCGCTATTTGGGAGGAAAAGGTACTAAAACTTCCTGTAGCCTCTAACCTGACTAGTCCGACAATGATGAAGATTCTAGCAAGGGCAACGGAGGGCTACATTGGTCGCCTGGATGAGGTGTTGCGGGAGGCGGCAATTAAGGCTCTTTCTCGGGGACATAAACGCATCGAAAAGGACGTTTTGGAGGAGGTAGCCAGGGAGTATTCATGA
- a CDS encoding class I SAM-dependent DNA methyltransferase, protein MDVVNKLWGFCNTLRHDGIDYGDYIEQLTYLLFLKMADEKGVEVPLGCDWDSLKGYSGNDLADHYQGLLRHLQKEPGLLGDIFAQAMPRFNNPVNLKRLITMIDEVEWTELGVDVKAEAFEGLLEKAASEGKKGAGQYFTPRVLIQSIVRLMQPDPRVSPDYRICDPACGTGGFLVAAYQWLLDETKGSFERKDIKRIKTQTYYGQDLVARPRRLALMNLFLQGIEPIIYLGDAIYEPDRNDRFDCILSNPPFGTKGANEVPGRDDFTVETSNKQLNFVQHILTTLRSGGRAAIVLPDNCLFEDKAGEVFKIIMQDCNVHTILRLPRGTFTPYSQGVKANVIFLQKGPPTEQVWIFDGRSNVPGVTKKERPLTAQHFAEFERCYGADPNGRSERQDLGLEGRFRGFSIDEVKERGYKLDITWLKDESLEDADDLPEPDFLASEAITELEAVVDDLRDILALMDLNEEDE, encoded by the coding sequence ATGGATGTTGTTAATAAGCTTTGGGGGTTTTGTAATACCCTGCGCCATGACGGGATCGACTACGGTGACTACATCGAGCAGTTGACCTATTTGCTGTTCTTGAAAATGGCAGACGAAAAGGGGGTAGAGGTACCGCTAGGCTGTGATTGGGACAGTCTCAAGGGCTATTCGGGCAATGACCTTGCTGACCATTACCAAGGGCTTTTACGTCATCTCCAGAAGGAACCAGGACTGTTGGGGGACATTTTTGCCCAGGCGATGCCCCGCTTTAATAACCCGGTTAACCTCAAACGGTTAATCACCATGATTGACGAGGTGGAGTGGACGGAGTTGGGGGTAGATGTCAAAGCAGAAGCCTTTGAGGGGTTATTGGAAAAGGCGGCTAGTGAGGGCAAGAAAGGAGCGGGGCAATACTTTACGCCCAGGGTCTTGATTCAATCCATTGTGCGGTTGATGCAGCCAGACCCCAGGGTTAGTCCTGACTATCGAATCTGCGACCCTGCATGCGGTACGGGGGGCTTTTTGGTGGCGGCCTACCAGTGGTTGCTAGACGAAACCAAGGGCAGTTTTGAACGCAAGGACATTAAGCGCATCAAGACCCAGACCTATTACGGGCAGGACTTGGTTGCCCGCCCCCGTCGTCTAGCGTTGATGAACCTGTTTCTACAGGGGATAGAGCCGATTATTTACCTGGGCGATGCCATCTACGAACCGGATAGGAACGACCGCTTTGACTGCATCCTCAGTAACCCGCCGTTCGGCACTAAGGGGGCGAATGAAGTACCGGGGCGGGATGATTTCACCGTCGAGACCAGTAACAAGCAATTAAATTTCGTCCAACATATCCTTACCACGCTTAGGTCTGGGGGCCGGGCGGCGATTGTTTTACCGGATAACTGTCTATTCGAGGACAAGGCGGGGGAGGTCTTTAAAATCATCATGCAGGACTGTAATGTTCACACCATCCTGCGACTGCCTCGGGGCACGTTTACGCCCTATTCCCAGGGGGTTAAAGCGAATGTTATTTTCCTACAGAAGGGGCCACCCACGGAGCAGGTATGGATCTTTGATGGTCGCTCCAATGTACCGGGGGTAACGAAGAAGGAACGTCCCCTCACTGCCCAGCATTTTGCAGAGTTTGAGCGGTGTTACGGGGCTGACCCCAATGGTAGGTCGGAACGTCAAGATTTGGGCTTAGAAGGGCGTTTTCGGGGCTTCTCCATAGACGAAGTGAAGGAACGGGGCTACAAACTGGATATTACTTGGCTCAAGGATGAGAGCCTGGAGGATGCGGACGACCTGCCGGAGCCTGACTTCCTTGCCAGTGAAGCTATTACCGAGTTGGAAGCGGTGGTGGACGACCTGCGGGACATTTTGGCATTGATGGATCTCAACGAGGAGGATGAGTGA